One part of the Vitis riparia cultivar Riparia Gloire de Montpellier isolate 1030 chromosome 6, EGFV_Vit.rip_1.0, whole genome shotgun sequence genome encodes these proteins:
- the LOC117916894 gene encoding origin of replication complex subunit 1A-like, with amino-acid sequence MDHFFMLEMCSIWKEVDGTYWFRGRWYIIPEETAAGRQSHNLRRELYRTNDFADIEMESVIRLCYVMSPKEFTKANNEGDDIFLCEYEYDIHWHSFKRLAEIDNGEEGNEEADNDVDWDYGKDSGSDTEEDMEYEEENVNNLPSGPSPAHAVAANSWKGRIFGLNKIGTKKIPGHVRCHKQTELERAKATLLLATLPKSLPCRTKEMEEITAFIKGAICNDQCLGRCLYIHGVPGTGKTMSVLSVMRNLRSEVDAGSIKPYCFVDINGLKLASPENIYRVIYEALSGHRVGWKKALHLLNERFADESKIAKEEIRPCILLIDELDLLVTRNQSVLYNILDWPTKPHSKLIVIGIANTMDLPEKLLPRISSRMGIQRLCFGPYNYQQLQEIISSRLKGIDAFERQAIEFASRKVAAISGDARRALEICRRAAELADYHIKKLASPPDSSSEGKALVGMAEVEAAIQEMFQAPQIQVMKSSSKLSKIFLVAMVHELYQTGMAETTFEKLSVTVSCLCTSNGEKFPGWDTLLRVGCKLGECRIILCEAGAKHRLQKLQLNFPSDDVAFALKDDKELPWLAKYL; translated from the exons ATGgatcatttttttatgttggAGATGTGCAGTATATGGAAAGAAGTGGATGGTACTTACTGGTTTCGTGGGCGATGGTATATCATCCCTGAAGAGACTGCAGCTGGAAGACAGTCGCATAATCTAAGAAGGGAGCTTTATAGGACAAATGATTTTGCTGACATTGAg ATGGAATCCGTCATTAGGCTTTGCTATGTAATGAGCCCAAAAGAATTTACCAAGGCCAATAATGAAGGtgatgatattttcttatgtgaATATGAATATGACATACATTGGCACAGTTTCAAGCGTCTTGCAGAGATCGATAATGGTGAAGAA GGCAATGAAGAAGCTGACAATGATGTAGATTGGGATTATGGAAAGGACTCAGGCTCTGATACTGAAGAAGACATGGAATATGAAGAGGAAAATGTGAACAATTTACCCAGTGGACCATCCCCAGCTCATGCAGTTGCTGCA AATTCGTGGAAGGGAAGGATCTTTGGGCTAAACAAAATTGGGACAAAGAAAATTCCAGGGCATGTGAGATGCCACAAGCAGACTGAACTTGAAAGAGCAAAAGCAACACTTCTGTTGGCAACTTTGCCCAAGTCTCTACCTTGCAGGACTAA GGAAATGGAAGAGATAACTGCATTTATAAAAGGTGCCATCTGCAATGATCAATGTTTGGGACGTTGCCTGTACATTCATGGTGTTCCTGGAACTGGCAAG ACAATGAGTGTACTTTCAGTAATGAGGAATCTAAGGTCTGAAGTTGATGCAGGAAGCATAAAACCCTACTGTTTTGTGGATATTAATGGTCTAAAATTGGCATCACCAGAGAACATTTACAGG GTTATATATGAGGCATTAAGTGGTCATAGGGTTGGTTGGAAAAAGGCTCTTCACTTGCTGAATGAGCGATTTGCAGATGAAAGCAAAATTGCCAAAGAGGAGATCCGGCCTTGTATTCTACTTATTGATGAACTTGATCTTCTCGTAACCAGAAATCAGTCG GTTCTGTACAACATTCTTGATTGGCCTACTAAGCCACATTCCAAATTGATCGTGATAG GGATAGCAAATACCATGGATCTTCCAGAGAAGTTGCTTCCCCGTATTTCAAGCCGAATGGGTATTCAAAGGCTTTGTTTTGGGCCCTATAATTATCAACAGTTACAAGAAATCATTTCAAGTCGTCTTAAAGGAATTGATGCATTTGAAAGGCAAGCTATAGAATTTGCTTCAAGAAAG GTGGCAGCTATTTCTGGAGATGCACGTCGTGCTTTGGAGATATGTAGGCGTGCAGCAGAACTTGCAGATTATCATATTAAAAAGCTAGCTTCACCTCCTGATTCTTCTTCTGAAG GAAAAGCCCTTGTTGGAATGGCAGAGGTAGAAGCAGCCATACAGGAAATGTTCCAGGCACCTCAAATTCAA GTGATGAAGAGTAGCTCAAAGCTGAGTAAAATCTTCTTAGTAGCAATGGTGCATGAACTCTATCAAACAGGAATGGCGGAGACCACTTTTGAAAAG TTGTCAGTGACTGTTTCATGCCTCTGTACAAGCAATGGAGAAAAGTTCCCTGGATGGGACACACTCTTGAGAGTTGG TTGTAAGCTTGGTGAATGCAGAATCATTCTATGTGAAGCAGGAGCTAAGCATAGGTTGCAGAAGTTGCAGCTCAATTTTCCAAG